GCGCCGGTACAGGAGAAGCCGAAGGTGCGGCCCTTGCGCCTCCCCGAGACCGGCACGGCGAAGGAGCTGCCCGGGGGCCGCGGATGGCTCCGCGCCGTCCCGAGCACGGGCAAGGCAGGGGCGAGCGCGGGCGCGCCTACGCCGCCCCGGCCTCCGGAGGCGCCTGCTGTGAGGGCGGCCCCGGCTCCGAAGCGCCGATGGGTTCAGATGGATCTGTTCGGGTGGAAGCCGCCGGAGAAGTGACGCGCTGAGAGCGTCCTTCCGTCCGAATCTTGTGAATGAGAATCAACTCTGCCGCAAACGCTTTAGCGGTCCCGCCCATCGTCCGCACATCCATTGCTCACCCATCGAACCTTTCCGCCGCGGGCTACGACGGCGATTTGTGTGGGCGCTCCGATTGTGAAAACATCGGACAGATGGGCTAGTCGGATCGTTGTGTCAAGCAGCAGCGAAACGATACTCGATGCGCGATCGAGATCGACAGGCCATTTGAATGGCAGCGGGCGGCCGTATACCGCGTGCTTCACTCGTTCGTCGCTCGCCTCGCACAGGCCTTCTTCTTCAAGCCGCTCGGCTATCGTCGGATCAATGCCTATGATGCGATCGACGAAACCGGAGGCGCCGCCGAATGCATCTATTTGGCAAGGCTCAAGCGGACCGCTGCATTCGTCCGCGCCGCAAAGAATCGTGTACGCACACGGATCAGGATCGCCGTCAAGTTGACCGCCGATGTAGAATCCGACGAAAACCCTGTTAGACAGAAGTTCGCGGGCATCTTCGTCGTAGTCACTTCGCGCGAGCATACCTCGCCTAACACGCTGTTCGTAGTGCAGGTCAAACGTGCGCGCCCAAGCGCTAGCAAGGTCGCGGACGCTACGGTATTGCGCAGCATCGACCTCCGCTGAAAAGTTTGCGATGATTCGTGCGTAAGAAGGCCCGTCATGAAACGAGGCTAGCCCCCAAGTAGCAAGCGCTACGCGCTCATCGGACCCAATCGCAAAAACCTTTGTTGTGCTCGTGAATGTGCATGATCCGTCGGTGCTCTCCGTTGACATTCGACTGTCAGCACCGAGCACGACGCCATCGGGGACTACTCCACAGATCACGATCGTCATAGTGTGCTGCGAGGATCCGGCGCTCCTTGTCCGCGGTCAAGATTGTTGCGAGGAGCGGCCTTCCCGGGCCTCTACGACCGCGGTAGGCTCTCAGGATGTCTCGGGTAGGGATCGGGGCGGGACGGGCGCAGGAAGCGCCGCGGGAGGGCCTAGCGACCGCGCTTGCGTTGCTTCCAACCGGGGCGAGGCGCCTGCTTTGGAGCCGGCTCTGCGCCGAGCGTCCGAAGGAGACGGCGGAGCTCCTGGACGTGCCGGTGATGCGTGGACGGGTTGCGCCCGCTCTCCTTCGCGGCCTCAACGACCGTGAAGCCGAGCAAGGCGAGGAGCAGGGCGTTCGCGGCCTTCGGTCGCATACGAGCGACGGCGCGGAGCAGATCCCGCGCTTCGGCCGCCTCGCGCGGGTCAATGCTACCGACGAGTTTGTCAACGTCGCCGGTGTATTCGTACCGGTTCCGGTGTCGCCTGCGATAGTTCGATGCCCGGAACCATGTGACCGCACGGAGGAAGACCTCCAAGGTCTTCTCGGGCGGGACGCGAGCGGAACCGCGGATCTTGCAGTCGCGGGCCGACTCATACGCCGCGATCATGACGTCCTGCACGATGTCCTCGGCATCGCCAATGCGTACACCGTACCGGAGCGCGGCCTCGCGGATGAATGCACGGCGTGCGTTGATCTCCTCGGCCGACACGTCGACATAGGGATCCCCGCCGTCCGGGTGAGGCCGGTACATCATGACGGCCTCCCGATCAAAGCGTCCAGGTCAATGCGAGTGACGCGGGCGACCTGCGCGGCAAAGTGAACCGAGGCGCGGATCTCGCCCGCGATGACCGCTTGCATGTACCGGCGCGAGTATCCGAGGGCTCGCGCGGCAAGGCGGACGCTCGTCCCCCGGGCAAAGCGCTCCAATCGGGCACGGACGCGGGCGTTCTGCTCGTCGGAGAGCACGGCCGGAACGCTCGGCGGGTCAATGTCGGGGAGGCTCATGACGGCCTCCGGGCGCCGCAATGCGGGCAGACGTCAGCCGCGCCGAGCGGGGCGAGCAAGGCGTCCACGGTCCGGCCCGCTGCACGGGCGGCACGGATCACGATGCCGGGGGACACGTTATCGCGGCCGATCGCGACGTCCTTGACCGTGCCGCGTGCGACGCCCATGACCGCGGCGAGGACATCCCATCCCCCGTATGCGGCGCGGAGGTTCCGGAGGGCGGCGCGGACGCGCGCCCGTTCGTCAGGGGATAGGAGGGGGATGCGCGGTCGGTATCGCTTTTTGCATGGACCGCGGCTTTCTTGCCCTGCGGGCGCAGGACGAACGAGAGTAAGCATGGGTACGACCTCGGGTCTCGGGGCTGTGCCTAGCGGCCCCGTAGGCGTTCGTACCGTCTGCGGGGCCGCGCTGTTTGCCCGGACCCTACGCTCCCGTCCTTCCCCCTGCTACGTCAGAATCTCAAACTTGACCGCTTCGGGGCAAACTTGACCGGCACCCCCCCGCATGCGGGGGTGGCGGAAATTCGATGTCGAGCGCGGTCATGGCCGCGAGACCTCGGGGGAGATTTCGACGCGCGCCGCTCGCCGCGCGCCGCCTCGATGCACGAGGCCGGCGAGCACGAGGCGCACCCGCCCCCCACGTCGGGCCCGCGGATCTTCGCGGTCGAGCGCGGTCATGGCCGCGAGACCTCGGGGGAGATTTCGACGCGCGCCGCTCGCCGCGCGCCGCCTCGATGCACGAGGCCGGCGAGCACGAGGCGCACCCGCCCCCCACGTCGGGCCCGCGGATCTTCGCGGTCGAGCGCGGTCACGGCCGCGAGACCTCGGGGGAGATTTCGACGCTCGCCGCGCCGGCCGCGTCGATGCACGAGGCCGACGAGCTGGGGCCGGCGAGAACGAGGCGCACGTCGAGCGCCGCGCCCTCGATGGCCCCGGGGTCGGTCGCGACGCACCCGCCCCCCACGTCGAGCCCGCGGATCTACGCGGTCGAGCGCGGTCACGGCCGCGAGACCTCGGGGGAGATTTCGACGCTCGCCGCTCGCCGCGCCGCCTCGATGCACGAGGCCGGCGAGCAGGGCGACGAGCACGAGGCGCACGTCGAGCGCCGCGCCCTCGATGCACCCGCCCCCCACGTCGAGCCCGCGGATCTACGCGGTCGAGCGCGGTCACGGCCGCGAGACCTCGGGGGAGATTTCGACGCTCGCCGCTCGCCGCTCGCCGCCTTGATGCACGAGGCCGACGAGCACGAGATCGGCGTCGAGCGCCGCGCCCCTCGATGGCCCCGGGGTCGGTCGGGACGCACCCGCCCCCCATGTCGAGCCCGCGGATCTACGCGGTCGAGCGCGGTCATGGCCGCGAGACCTCGGGGGAGATTTCGACGCTCGACGCGCGCCGCGCCGCCTCGATGCACGAGGCCGACGAGCACGAGGCGCACCCGCCCCCCGCGTCGAGCCCGCGGATTTACG
This DNA window, taken from Polyangium spumosum, encodes the following:
- a CDS encoding helix-turn-helix transcriptional regulator, whose amino-acid sequence is MSLPDIDPPSVPAVLSDEQNARVRARLERFARGTSVRLAARALGYSRRYMQAVIAGEIRASVHFAAQVARVTRIDLDALIGRPS
- a CDS encoding sigma-70 family RNA polymerase sigma factor — its product is MMYRPHPDGGDPYVDVSAEEINARRAFIREAALRYGVRIGDAEDIVQDVMIAAYESARDCKIRGSARVPPEKTLEVFLRAVTWFRASNYRRRHRNRYEYTGDVDKLVGSIDPREAAEARDLLRAVARMRPKAANALLLALLGFTVVEAAKESGRNPSTHHRHVQELRRLLRTLGAEPAPKQAPRPGWKQRKRGR